In Planktothrix sp. FACHB-1365, the sequence AACGGTTTGGTGAAGCGTTCCCAAAGGTTTCCACAAGGGGTCATTCCATAGCCCCCATACATTAAACGATTTTTCTGTTCTTCCTGTTGATAGCCTGCGGTTTTGACATAACGATAAACTCCCGTTGCGCCTGCGTTGGTGAAATGAACTGCTAAAATAGCCCCATCGCCATCAAACCAATGTCCCACTCGCCGTCCACCCCGTTCCAACCGTCCAGGGCCATTGCGATAGAGAGACCCCCTTAAACCAGAGGGGAGTTTTCCCGACAAAACGGGTAAGGGTGTGGGGGGAAATTCAGCCGCAGGGGTGGCAAACTGTTGTGACCAGGTGGGTTGAGGAGTTGTTTGTATCATCACAATCACACCGGACAGCATCCGGTTAAAACTTTAGTTACACTCCGAATAATTGTCGCTGAATTTGCTAAAATCTACAGGATTGTCCTGATTATGTTTTGTAATTATCCTTGAACCAAGCTATCAATCTGCCGAAAGTAGATGACTTTTTAGAAGAATTGGCAGCCATTCAACAAACTGGCTCCAAGCGCATTGCTTTGTTGGGTTCCCGTCATATTCCCCTAACCCATCAGAACCTAATCGAGATGATGAGTTATGCCTTAGTTTTAGAAGGCAATCATTTGATTACATCCGGTTCAACGGGGACGAACTCGGCCGCTATAAAAGGAGCAATGCGGGCTGACCCTAATTTGTTAACGGTGATTTTGCCGCAAAGCATGAAGCGTCAGCCGAGAGAATCTCGTAAACAGCTAGAACAGGTCATTCATGTTGTGGAAAATCCCAAGGGGGATGATTTATCCTTAGCTGAAGCCAGTGCACTGTGTAACCAAGAAATTATTTCTCGGTGTCAACAGTTAATTTGCTTTGCCTATCATGAAAGTGTTACCCTCCTGAACACCTGTGAAGAAGCGGAGAATCAGCGCAAAATTGTGACGCTGTTTTATTTGGATTAAAAAGGGGAACCCTTAATGATGCTCAATGGGAAACTTGGGCGCATCAAAATGCCTTTGAAACCGATAGGGCGATCGTTGTTAAACTGGGGTAAAATGCTGATTTTTCAGGGGCTATAATCTTTGAAATTAATTAAATTTTACCCAAAAAACAGCGATCGCAATATCTGTACAGGAATTTTATTGATTGTGAGTTGACTGAGTGTTAATCCGGTTTGTCTAGGATAAAATCACTCAAGTTTTGTTGTTAACCTTTGAATTGATTATGGCTTCTACTTATTCATTTGATGTTGTCAGTGATTTTGATCGTCAGGAATTAGTGAATGCGGTTGATCAAACAGAACGGGAAATTAAAAGCCGTTATGATTTGAAAGATACTAAGACCACGATAGAATTAGGGGAAACAGCCCTTATTATTAATACTGATAGTGAGTTTACCCTAGATGCTATTCATACGATTTTACAAACAAAATCTGCCAAGCGGAATCTATCTTTAAAAATTTTTGATTTTGGAAAAGTAGAATCCGCTAGTGGGAATCGAGTTAGACAGGAAATTAAACTCAGAAAAGGTTTAACTTCAGAGGTAGCTAAACAAATCACGAAGTTAATTAAAGATGAGTTTAAGAAAATTCAAGCTTCGATTCAAGGGGATTCTGTTCGAGTGACGGCTAAATCTAAAGATGATTTACAATTGGTGATTCAACGCCTCAAACAAGAAGATTATCCGGCTGCTTTACAGTTTACTAATTATCGATAATTGAGTAATAAAGATCAAGCAGGAAACCGGATATCAATTAACTGTTGAACCTGAGAGTTTCAGGAAGATCAATTGAGGAATTAGGATACACCTTTAACCGTTGCAATCACCCAATCAAAGGTGTGAAGAACTTCTTGTAAGACCGATTGATCTTGGAGGCTAGATAACTGTAGGGTTGGTTCTCGGTATTCTGTCCGTTCTAGGGGAAGAGATAAACCAATCGCACTCAATTTATTTCTGAGTTCCAACCATTTTTCCTGTTGATCAAAAGGAGGTTGAGAACCGTATTTATTAGACGAAATTTCTAAACGTCCTGAAATATCAACGGTAAATAATTTTAAAGGTTTTCGACCTTTAGATTGTAGTAAAGCGGTAAACCCTCCATAGAGATCTCCTGTTCCCCACTGAATGATAACTTCAGGTTCTTGACGTTTGGCCCAGTTGTGAATTTCTTCAGCCATTTCTGCTTCATCGCCACCCCGACGTACCTGGAATTCTTCAAAAAAGGAAACTTCATCCCAACGACGGCGTTCTCCCATCGCACTCAATTTTTTTTGTTGAGCTTCTGCTGTTTGACCAATTAACCGAGGAACTAAGGTTTTTAAGCCCTCTTGACTGACATATTGTTTAATTTCTAACGCTAAAACTTCCACTAAATCTGTTTGTTTATTCAGAAATTCTACAACCCGTCTTAAGGGATTAGCAATATCATCCGCCACAAACACTAAACGTAGTTTTCCAGCTTGCAAATTCGTTCTGACTTTTTGCCAAAATCCATCTTCATTGAGATCAGAACCGAGAAATTCTTCAAAGACTTGTTCGGGATCTCGACCTTGTTCTCGACAGTTTGCTTCAAATTGAGCAATAATAGATTCTATCGGCCAATAAAAAGCTAAATTCGCCGCATAATCTAACATTTGACCGATCATTTTTTGTCGCCCTTCCGCAT encodes:
- a CDS encoding DNA recombination-mediator protein A produces the protein MNQAINLPKVDDFLEELAAIQQTGSKRIALLGSRHIPLTHQNLIEMMSYALVLEGNHLITSGSTGTNSAAIKGAMRADPNLLTVILPQSMKRQPRESRKQLEQVIHVVENPKGDDLSLAEASALCNQEIISRCQQLICFAYHESVTLLNTCEEAENQRKIVTLFYLD
- a CDS encoding YajQ family cyclic di-GMP-binding protein; the protein is MASTYSFDVVSDFDRQELVNAVDQTEREIKSRYDLKDTKTTIELGETALIINTDSEFTLDAIHTILQTKSAKRNLSLKIFDFGKVESASGNRVRQEIKLRKGLTSEVAKQITKLIKDEFKKIQASIQGDSVRVTAKSKDDLQLVIQRLKQEDYPAALQFTNYR